Proteins encoded within one genomic window of Myxococcus virescens:
- a CDS encoding HNH endonuclease, translating to MRKLKKPVDAAGDVFTLCVSGVVKDEVLKKRFEQVKPNIVKAAADYEAAAAAGTLHMVKEEADVAGVVTQKEMAKLYTAWMVGSTSKGRPIYDKIRNACSRCPLCRHREVETLDHHLPKKLFPALAVAPSNLIPACSDCNGIKLTQGPKTAEEQTFHPYFDDFGTERWLYAKVLEGAPPSLLFFVQPPAAWTALQAKRAEHHFTTFGLAELYAAQAGPELGSIRYSLTQQFLLGGVDGVRAHLTEQAVSKELFIPNSWQTAMYRALSESDWFCSEGFPRIPLADL from the coding sequence ATGCGTAAGCTCAAGAAGCCGGTTGACGCAGCAGGTGACGTCTTCACGCTCTGCGTAAGTGGGGTGGTGAAGGACGAGGTCCTGAAGAAGCGCTTCGAACAGGTGAAGCCCAACATAGTGAAAGCTGCCGCCGACTATGAGGCCGCCGCTGCCGCAGGCACACTCCACATGGTGAAAGAGGAGGCGGATGTCGCAGGAGTTGTGACACAGAAGGAAATGGCCAAGCTGTACACTGCGTGGATGGTGGGAAGCACCTCCAAGGGGAGGCCCATTTACGACAAGATAAGGAATGCCTGTAGCCGTTGCCCTTTGTGTAGGCATCGCGAGGTGGAGACCCTGGACCACCACCTGCCCAAGAAACTGTTTCCGGCGCTCGCGGTAGCGCCCAGTAACCTGATCCCGGCCTGCTCCGACTGCAACGGCATAAAGTTAACTCAGGGGCCGAAAACGGCGGAGGAACAGACGTTCCACCCGTACTTCGACGACTTCGGGACGGAGCGCTGGCTGTACGCCAAGGTCTTAGAGGGTGCCCCGCCGTCGCTCCTGTTCTTCGTCCAGCCTCCCGCGGCATGGACAGCGCTTCAGGCCAAGCGCGCGGAGCACCACTTCACGACGTTCGGACTCGCAGAGCTTTACGCGGCGCAGGCGGGACCAGAACTGGGGAGCATTCGTTACAGCCTGACGCAGCAGTTCCTGCTGGGCGGAGTTGACGGTGTCCGAGCTCACCTGACGGAGCAGGCGGTTAGCAAGGAACTATTCATCCCGAACTCATGGCAAACCGCCATGTACAGGGCTCTCAGTGAAAGCGACTGGTTCTGTTCCGAAGGGTTCCCAAGGATTCCGCTGGCAGATCTCTAG
- a CDS encoding ATP-binding protein: protein MLFKVLPSFILPVSAHEQAFLVANNWDDMFEFETTFGLTVYDARGTLYSVGSVKIGQFGMTTRRPAIPGEFDALPGDFFSLGQEENYYETLYELGGFGERILKQLRDIAIDLELFGKARGERVTQRSLMRFVQEDSVRNRFHLLAQGRAEPTDFKFAYDFPPEIEDDTSPLSLSFEVTRNALPPTNVHVLIGRNGVGKTRFLRNTTHSLVVKGEKAAKVGRFRPGGNEGGSPPFVNLVSVAFSAFDPFGPVDNEKLVLSYSYIGLKKAREEQTRESSPAKENGEKSSATENDGEERSPAEEHGEKSSPSEKDEEERSPAEEHGEKSSPSEKDEEERSSAEEYGEENLPTKTTAELGKEFVRSVANCRTGPRAPRWRKALETLEGDPLFRQADVASLLLDDEERPATSEWIKRAIRLFRRLSSGHKIVLLTITRLVETVDERTLVLLDEPEAHLHPPLLAAFVRALSDLLIQRNGVAIIATHSPVVLQEAPRTCVWILRRSGSAVAAERPTLETFGENVGILTHEVFRLEVTKSGFYKLLEDAIDTVGANYDAVLNHFGRQLGGEARIILRGLIAARNVKQSKNT, encoded by the coding sequence ATGCTCTTCAAGGTTCTTCCCAGTTTTATCCTCCCCGTTTCTGCACATGAGCAGGCGTTCCTCGTCGCGAACAACTGGGATGACATGTTCGAGTTCGAGACGACGTTTGGATTGACCGTCTACGACGCAAGAGGAACGCTCTATTCAGTTGGGTCGGTCAAGATCGGGCAGTTCGGAATGACGACTCGCAGGCCAGCGATTCCAGGCGAGTTCGACGCCCTTCCTGGTGACTTCTTCTCTTTGGGTCAGGAAGAGAACTACTACGAGACGCTCTACGAGCTCGGTGGCTTCGGTGAGCGCATCCTCAAGCAGTTGCGAGACATAGCCATTGACCTCGAACTCTTCGGGAAAGCGCGCGGCGAGCGGGTCACGCAGAGGTCTCTGATGCGCTTCGTGCAGGAGGACTCGGTGCGCAACCGGTTCCACTTGCTCGCGCAGGGCAGGGCTGAACCCACGGACTTCAAGTTCGCCTATGATTTTCCGCCGGAGATAGAGGACGACACATCGCCCCTCTCTCTCTCCTTCGAGGTAACAAGGAACGCCTTGCCGCCGACCAACGTCCATGTGCTTATTGGGCGCAATGGCGTCGGCAAGACGCGGTTCCTCAGGAACACGACACACTCCCTCGTTGTGAAGGGCGAGAAAGCAGCGAAGGTTGGTCGGTTCAGACCCGGGGGCAATGAAGGAGGCAGCCCGCCGTTCGTAAACTTGGTTTCCGTTGCCTTCAGCGCTTTCGACCCCTTCGGCCCAGTGGACAATGAGAAGCTCGTACTCAGCTATTCGTACATTGGCCTGAAGAAGGCTCGGGAGGAGCAAACCCGCGAGAGTTCTCCTGCCAAGGAGAATGGAGAGAAGAGCTCCGCAACTGAGAATGATGGGGAAGAGCGTTCTCCCGCCGAAGAGCATGGGGAGAAGAGCTCCCCATCTGAGAAGGATGAAGAAGAGCGTTCTCCCGCCGAAGAGCATGGGGAGAAGAGCTCCCCATCTGAGAAGGATGAAGAAGAGCGTTCTTCTGCCGAAGAGTATGGGGAGGAGAACCTTCCAACCAAGACGACAGCCGAACTGGGGAAGGAGTTCGTCAGGAGCGTCGCCAACTGCCGCACTGGCCCGAGGGCGCCCCGGTGGCGTAAGGCCCTTGAGACGCTTGAGGGTGACCCCCTCTTCAGGCAGGCGGATGTGGCGAGCCTCTTACTGGATGACGAAGAGAGGCCCGCCACCTCCGAATGGATAAAGCGCGCAATAAGACTCTTCCGCAGGCTGAGTTCCGGTCACAAGATCGTGTTGCTGACCATCACGCGGCTGGTGGAGACGGTCGACGAGCGCACTCTCGTCCTGCTCGATGAGCCCGAGGCACACCTGCACCCTCCGCTTCTCGCAGCGTTCGTGCGTGCCTTGTCCGATCTCCTCATTCAGCGTAATGGTGTGGCCATCATCGCGACACATTCGCCGGTTGTACTCCAGGAGGCACCAAGGACGTGCGTCTGGATACTCCGGCGTTCGGGCTCAGCAGTGGCGGCTGAGAGGCCGACCCTGGAGACGTTTGGCGAGAACGTGGGCATCCTCACGCACGAAGTCTTCAGACTGGAGGTGACCAAGTCGGGCTTCTACAAGTTGCTGGAGGACGCCATCGACACGGTAGGGGCGAATTACGATGCCGTTCTGAATCACTTCGGTCGCCAGCTTGGTGGCGAGGCCCGCATTATCTTGCGCGGATTGATTGCGGCCCGCAACGTCAAGCAGAGCAAGAACACCTGA